In the genome of Pseudomonas lalucatii, the window CCTCGGCGGCGTCCAGGCTGCGGTAGCGGCTGATCAGGCCCTGGCGCCAGATCAGGCAGACATGGGCCTGGGCCAGCTCGACGCTGCCGGGAAACGCGGCCTGCTCCTTGTGTGCCCGCCAGAGCGCCAGGCTGTTGAAGCGACAGACCTGCCACTGCACGCCGGGCAGCAGGCGCACCTGCAGTCCCGGCCAGTCCTGCGGCGCCAGGCCGGCCATCTGCTCCAGGGTCAGGGGCTCGCCCGCCGCAGCGTCGAAGGCCAGGGTGAAGGCCCATTCCAGGCGCGCCAGTTCGCCCAGCGGGGCGGCCTGCGCCGGGACCAGGTAGCCGTCGATGAACGCGGCCAGACGATCGCCCAGCCAACGCAGGCTGAAGTGCCGCGACGGATGGGCGTCGAGGTAGGCCAGGGCCAGGGCGTCGAACTCCTCGTCGCCGAGCCAGCCGTGCAGGGCGCCGTAGTCGCCGCGCAGCGCCTCGAGCAGGCGCGCGCGGTAGGCGTTGTGGTAGATCGCCAGGCCCTCCTCGACCGCCAGGGCCTCGCTGCCGCGCAGGCTGGCGCGCAGCCGTGGATCGGGCTGCGGGTCGCCGCCCAGCAGGTAGTTCTCGAGCTGCCGCTGCCAGTCGCTCAGTCGCATAGGGCCTCGCTCTCCAGGGCGCTAGCGGCCACGGCGCGGGCCTTGTCCAGTTCGACGAGCAGCTCCGCCAGCGGCGGGAAGTGGTCGTCGCGTTCCAGCAGGGTCGCCACCGGGCCCAGATGGCGCAGGGTGCGCGCGTAGAGTTGCCAGACCGGGTCGCTGACCGGCGCATCGTGGGTGTCGATCAGGTAGCTGCCGTAGTCGCTGTGGCCGGCCAGGTGCAGCTGGCGGATGCGCTGCGCCGGCAGCCCGCTGATGAACTCCCAGGGCTCGAAGCCATGGTTGCGCGCGCTGACGTAGACGTTGTTGACGTCGAGCAGCAGCTCGCAGCCGGTGAGGTCGCTGAGGGCGGCGAGGAACTGCCACTCGCTGAACTGATCGTCGGCGCTGCGCAGGTAGCTGGAGACATTCTCCAGCACCAGCGGCCGCTCGATCACCTCCTGCACCTGACGCACACGGCCTGCCACGTGCTGCAGGCTCTCCTCGGTGAACGGCAGCGGCAACAGGTCGTGCAGCTGGTGGGCGCTGCCGCGGCTCCAGCACAGGTGGTCGGAGATCCACGCCGGCTGGACGCGATCGGCCAGGCGCTTGAGGCGCAGCAGGTAGTCGCGATCCAGCGGATGGGGGCCGCCGATCGACAGCGACACGCCGTGCATCACCAGCGGATAGTGCTCGCCGATGGCCTCCAGGTAGTAGAGCGGCTTGCCGCCCTCGACCAGATGGTTCTCCGAGACCACCTCGAACCAGTCGACCGCCGGCCGTCGCTCGAGAATCTCCTGGTAATACGGGGTGCGCAGGCCCAGGCCGAAACCCAGGCAGGCCGCATCGTTAGACATGCCGAACTCCTTCGCTCGCGGCGTATGGGCGGCCCCCCGGGCCGCCCGCCTGGCCTTACTCGCCGGGACGACCGCCGGCCTGGGTGCATTCTGCCAGAGTCATGGTCTTGAAGCCCTGGCCCTTGCACGCGCCCTGGCCCTTGCAGGCGTTGTTCGCGGTCTTGCAGTCGTTCTGGCCCTTGCAGGCGTTGACGCCGTAGCAGCTGACCGCGGCTTCCTCGGCCATGACCAGGGTCGGCAGGCTGGCGAACAGCCCGGCAGCGGCCAGTGCCAGGGCGGCACCGGCGGCGGTGGTTTTGATGGACATCTGGATGATCCTCTCAGGTTGGGGAGACATCGGTGCCGTACACCAGAAGCGCAGCCGACTCTCTTTAGAGCAGGAACAGCCACCGGCGTTACAGCGGCGGCGCGATTCAGGCCGGCGCCGCCAGCCCCAGCAGTTGCCGCGCCGTGGCCTGCACCAGCTCGCCGATCAGCTGCTCGTCGGCCCGCGGCGCCAGGTCGTCCGGCTTGCCGCTGGCGCCGGTCGGCCTGGCCAGCAGATGGCCATCGGCGTCGTCCTCGAGGCGGTACTCGCCGCCGCAGGAGCGGCAGTAGAGATGCTCGCCGGCCTGCTGGTCGCGGCGCAGGACCAGGGTCGGCCCGCACATGATGCAGGTCTG includes:
- a CDS encoding DUF692 domain-containing protein; the encoded protein is MSNDAACLGFGLGLRTPYYQEILERRPAVDWFEVVSENHLVEGGKPLYYLEAIGEHYPLVMHGVSLSIGGPHPLDRDYLLRLKRLADRVQPAWISDHLCWSRGSAHQLHDLLPLPFTEESLQHVAGRVRQVQEVIERPLVLENVSSYLRSADDQFSEWQFLAALSDLTGCELLLDVNNVYVSARNHGFEPWEFISGLPAQRIRQLHLAGHSDYGSYLIDTHDAPVSDPVWQLYARTLRHLGPVATLLERDDHFPPLAELLVELDKARAVAASALESEALCD
- a CDS encoding DNA-binding domain-containing protein; this translates as MRLSDWQRQLENYLLGGDPQPDPRLRASLRGSEALAVEEGLAIYHNAYRARLLEALRGDYGALHGWLGDEEFDALALAYLDAHPSRHFSLRWLGDRLAAFIDGYLVPAQAAPLGELARLEWAFTLAFDAAAGEPLTLEQMAGLAPQDWPGLQVRLLPGVQWQVCRFNSLALWRAHKEQAAFPGSVELAQAHVCLIWRQGLISRYRSLDAAEEAALHGMAVAGWSFAELCERLSGLGDKAPLQAASWLRQWLHEGLLQRHGR